A stretch of Christensenellaceae bacterium DNA encodes these proteins:
- the speD gene encoding S-adenosylmethionine decarboxylase proenzyme: protein MQKLKLYGFNNLTKTLSFNIYDICYANTVKDRQSYIEYIDEYYNAERLTRILRDVAKEIGAHVLHIAQQDYDPQGASVTMLIAEEEMPEKKSVVGHLDKSHLTVHTYPESHPQNGVCTFRVDIDVSTCGEISPLKTLDMLIGSFDSDIITMDYRVRGFTRTEDGKKIFMDHDMMSVQDFIPPEILKRYKTYDVNLYEERVFHTSMMLKEYDLDNYLFNLDAADLNEKTRKRIEHNLEREMKEIFYGRNFE from the coding sequence TTGCAAAAGCTGAAACTATATGGATTCAACAATCTGACCAAGACCTTAAGCTTTAATATATATGATATTTGTTATGCAAATACGGTAAAGGACAGACAGAGCTATATTGAATATATCGACGAATATTATAACGCGGAACGGTTGACCCGAATTTTGAGGGATGTGGCGAAAGAAATCGGCGCTCATGTCCTGCACATTGCCCAGCAGGACTACGATCCGCAGGGGGCATCGGTCACGATGCTGATTGCCGAGGAGGAAATGCCTGAGAAAAAAAGCGTCGTCGGGCATCTCGACAAAAGCCACCTTACGGTGCATACTTATCCGGAAAGCCACCCGCAGAACGGGGTATGTACGTTCCGTGTGGACATCGACGTTTCGACATGCGGGGAGATTTCTCCGTTAAAAACGCTGGATATGCTGATCGGTAGCTTTGATTCGGACATTATTACCATGGACTACCGCGTGCGCGGATTTACGCGGACAGAAGACGGCAAGAAAATATTTATGGACCATGACATGATGTCGGTGCAGGATTTTATTCCTCCGGAAATCCTGAAGCGCTATAAGACTTATGATGTGAACCTTTATGAAGAACGCGTGTTCCATACGAGTATGATGCTCAAGGAATACGATCTCGATAATTATCTTTTCAACCTGGATGCGGCGGATCTCAATGAGAAGACAAGAAAGCGGATCGAGCATAATTTGGAAAGGGAAATGAAGGAAATATTTTATGGCAGGAATTTTGAATGA
- the rnfD gene encoding electron transport complex subunit D, with protein MQQELILSGSPHIKSGQSTSRIMLDVIIALIPACIAAVYFFGIGCIATMALCIASAVGCEAAIQYFTKRAVTISDLSAVVTGLLLALNLPPNVPWYLPVCGSAFAIIIVKQCFGGLGHNFMNPALAARCFLLISWPVAMTTFVAPFAGVDAVASATPLGVLHEGGTAIPPIMDMFMGEIGGSMGETSALALLIGGVYLLVRRVISLRIPLAYMGTVALITLLTGKPEMILFELFAGGLMLGAFFMATDYVSSPSSPKAQIVFGIGCGAITMIVRLWGGYPEGVSFSILFMNLLTPLLDKVLKPKVFGEVQKVNE; from the coding sequence ATGCAACAAGAGTTGATTTTATCAGGCTCGCCGCATATTAAGTCGGGACAAAGTACATCGCGGATCATGCTGGACGTCATTATCGCACTCATACCCGCTTGTATCGCCGCGGTATATTTTTTTGGCATTGGCTGTATTGCGACCATGGCGCTATGTATTGCAAGCGCGGTCGGCTGCGAAGCGGCGATTCAGTATTTCACGAAACGGGCGGTGACGATCAGCGACCTTTCTGCTGTGGTTACAGGGCTTTTACTGGCGCTCAATCTGCCGCCTAATGTACCGTGGTACTTGCCTGTTTGCGGGTCGGCGTTCGCGATCATTATCGTAAAGCAATGTTTCGGGGGCCTGGGACATAATTTTATGAATCCGGCGCTTGCCGCGCGTTGTTTTTTGTTGATTTCCTGGCCGGTGGCAATGACGACTTTCGTCGCGCCGTTTGCAGGTGTGGACGCCGTGGCGTCGGCGACGCCTCTGGGCGTGCTGCATGAGGGGGGAACGGCGATCCCGCCGATCATGGATATGTTCATGGGGGAAATCGGCGGCAGCATGGGCGAGACAAGTGCGCTGGCGCTTCTGATCGGCGGGGTTTACCTGCTCGTGCGCAGGGTGATTTCGCTGCGTATACCGCTTGCCTACATGGGAACGGTGGCGTTGATCACGCTCCTGACGGGAAAGCCGGAGATGATTCTGTTCGAACTGTTTGCGGGCGGACTGATGCTGGGGGCATTTTTTATGGCGACGGATTATGTTTCCTCGCCGTCCTCGCCGAAAGCACAGATTGTCTTTGGTATTGGCTGCGGCGCAATTACAATGATCGTGCGGCTGTGGGGCGGATACCCGGAGGGCGTTTCGTTCTCTATCCTTTTCATGAATCTGCTGACGCCGCTTTTGGACAAGGTATTAAAGCCGAAAGTATTTGGGGAGGTGCAAAAGGTCAATGAGTAA
- the rnfE gene encoding electron transport complex subunit E, with product MDKKQMKGVFVNGILNENPTFRLVLGMCPTIAVTTSVTNALGMGAAVIFVLMCSNMLISLLRNFIPEKVRIPCYVVVIAMFVTVVQMVMKAFLPALDASLGIFIPLIVVNCIILARAEAFAAKNSVVPAMVDGIGMGVGFTCSLTIIAMVRELLGAGSLFGISVFGADYPPALMFILAPGGFLVLGLLLALINKIVLQREKSKPDKKARATTAEEVSK from the coding sequence ATGGATAAGAAACAGATGAAAGGCGTTTTTGTAAACGGTATCTTAAATGAGAATCCAACGTTCCGGCTGGTGCTCGGTATGTGCCCGACCATCGCAGTCACGACATCCGTCACCAACGCGCTTGGTATGGGCGCAGCGGTTATCTTTGTATTGATGTGCTCGAATATGCTCATCTCGCTGCTGCGGAATTTTATTCCGGAAAAGGTAAGGATCCCATGTTACGTCGTGGTGATCGCGATGTTTGTTACGGTGGTGCAGATGGTGATGAAAGCATTTTTGCCTGCGCTCGACGCTTCTTTGGGGATATTTATCCCGCTGATCGTCGTCAACTGTATCATCCTGGCGCGCGCAGAAGCGTTCGCAGCGAAAAACAGCGTGGTTCCGGCGATGGTGGACGGTATCGGTATGGGCGTGGGATTTACCTGTTCGCTGACGATTATTGCCATGGTACGCGAACTTTTGGGCGCGGGGTCCTTGTTCGGTATTTCCGTGTTTGGCGCGGATTATCCGCCGGCATTGATGTTTATTTTGGCGCCGGGCGGGTTCCTTGTGCTCGGATTGCTGCTGGCGCTCATCAACAAGATCGTTTTGCAGCGTGAAAAAAGCAAGCCTGATAAAAAAGCAAGGGCTACTACGGCAGAGGAGGTGTCTAAGTAA
- the dinB1 gene encoding DNA polymerase IV 1 yields MQNKKRIILHIDCNAFYASVEEVLHPELKKVPMAICGNPESRRGIILAKNELAKKKGVATAETIWQAKRKCPNLVLAPARHSLYREYCETINAIYEQYTDRVERFSIDESFLDVTGSLHLFGSDARALADQIRLRIEREVGITVSVGVSFNKILAKIGSDLKKPNATTVLSEENFREILWPMPVSTLLMVGKSTEKRLENLNIRTVGDLANADIKLLERCLGKNGVQLSLYANGRDDAPVLRTGEGAQAQSIGNGMTFKRNLVCEDDIRTAVTALADTVAARLRKSNRKCSSLQVTIKDANLKVITRQRPTPYPLWLAADIAREAFDIIAASWKIGTPIRMLAITGQKLVLKEAAQEQLSFLTPEKHLEARGKRESLEKAVDSIRERFGRNSISPGRVIKNDLGIQEEYNGDTL; encoded by the coding sequence TTGCAAAACAAAAAACGTATCATCTTACATATTGACTGCAACGCGTTTTATGCCAGCGTTGAAGAAGTACTTCATCCGGAATTGAAAAAAGTGCCGATGGCGATCTGCGGCAATCCGGAAAGCCGGAGAGGGATTATACTTGCCAAAAATGAGCTGGCGAAAAAGAAAGGCGTGGCGACGGCGGAAACCATCTGGCAGGCCAAACGGAAATGCCCGAATCTGGTATTGGCCCCGGCGCGCCACTCTTTGTACCGCGAATACTGCGAAACGATCAACGCCATCTATGAACAGTATACGGACCGTGTGGAGCGTTTCAGTATCGACGAAAGCTTTCTCGATGTGACGGGCAGCCTACATTTGTTCGGTTCCGATGCACGCGCGCTGGCAGACCAAATCCGTTTGCGGATCGAGCGGGAAGTCGGCATCACTGTTTCCGTGGGAGTCTCTTTCAACAAAATCCTGGCCAAAATCGGCAGCGATCTGAAAAAACCGAACGCAACCACGGTATTAAGCGAGGAAAATTTCAGAGAAATTCTCTGGCCGATGCCGGTATCGACCTTGCTGATGGTCGGGAAATCCACTGAAAAAAGGCTTGAAAACCTTAATATACGTACGGTGGGCGACCTTGCGAATGCGGATATAAAGCTTTTGGAGCGTTGCCTCGGAAAAAACGGCGTGCAGTTATCCTTATATGCAAACGGCAGGGACGACGCCCCTGTCCTGCGCACCGGCGAAGGCGCGCAAGCGCAGTCCATAGGCAACGGTATGACTTTCAAGCGCAATCTGGTCTGTGAAGATGATATTCGGACGGCCGTTACCGCCCTTGCGGACACGGTAGCTGCCCGCCTGCGCAAAAGCAACAGGAAGTGTTCTTCTTTGCAGGTAACGATTAAGGACGCGAACCTGAAAGTGATCACGCGCCAGCGCCCGACGCCTTATCCCCTGTGGCTGGCAGCCGATATTGCAAGAGAGGCGTTTGACATCATCGCGGCTTCGTGGAAAATAGGCACGCCGATCAGGATGCTCGCCATCACCGGACAAAAGCTGGTGCTCAAAGAGGCTGCACAGGAGCAATTATCGTTTTTAACGCCTGAAAAACACTTGGAAGCACGCGGTAAGCGGGAGAGCCTGGAAAAGGCGGTAGACAGTATCCGCGAGCGGTTTGGCAGGAACAGTATATCCCCGGGCAGGGTAATTAAAAACGACCTCGGCATACAAGAGGAGTACAACGGAGATACGCTGTAA
- the rnfA gene encoding electron transport complex subunit A, whose product MDMFIRILTILLSSILVNNFVLSRFLGICPFLGVSKKVETAVGMGMAVTFVMAMASLITWLVQYYILVPLGVGYMQTIAFILVIAALVQLVEMMLQKTSPGLYQSLGVYLPLITTNCAVLGVAILNITENYSLVESLVNGVGGALGFTLAIVLFAGIRERLELSAIPKPFQGFPIALITASLMSVAFMGFSGLV is encoded by the coding sequence ATGGATATGTTTATTCGCATCCTTACGATCCTCTTAAGTTCCATTCTGGTTAACAACTTCGTGCTTTCGCGTTTCCTTGGCATTTGTCCGTTCCTGGGCGTTTCCAAAAAGGTGGAAACGGCGGTCGGCATGGGCATGGCGGTTACGTTCGTTATGGCGATGGCCTCGCTCATCACCTGGCTGGTGCAGTACTATATCCTGGTGCCGTTGGGCGTTGGCTATATGCAGACCATTGCCTTTATTCTGGTCATTGCGGCGCTGGTGCAGCTTGTCGAAATGATGCTGCAAAAGACAAGCCCCGGGCTTTACCAGAGTCTGGGCGTCTATCTGCCGCTTATTACGACAAACTGCGCGGTTTTAGGTGTGGCGATCCTCAATATTACGGAGAACTATAGCCTGGTAGAGTCTTTAGTAAACGGCGTGGGCGGTGCGCTTGGTTTTACGCTGGCGATCGTGCTTTTTGCAGGGATTCGCGAACGGTTGGAGCTTTCGGCGATTCCGAAGCCCTTTCAGGGGTTCCCGATCGCGCTCATAACAGCGTCGCTCATGAGCGTAGCGTTCATGGGATTCTCAGGATTGGTGTGA
- a CDS encoding Rrf2 family transcriptional regulator, producing the protein MRFQRATDYAIRILCYLHEHGNHLSTAASLSEKLGISYLYFMKVTGYLKQAGLLKSVQGCNGGYQLAKRAEDISLYDVVRVIEGEIMINRCLEHDGFCSRGATNYCLVHKFFESFQQGMIDELKAKRIPDLCESTKNKSSKAAVSIV; encoded by the coding sequence ATGAGATTCCAGCGTGCGACAGATTATGCAATCCGTATTCTCTGCTACTTGCACGAACACGGCAACCATCTCTCAACGGCGGCCAGCCTTTCCGAAAAGCTCGGTATCAGTTACCTGTATTTTATGAAAGTAACCGGTTACCTGAAACAGGCGGGACTTTTAAAATCCGTGCAGGGCTGTAACGGCGGATACCAGCTTGCAAAACGCGCGGAAGATATTTCGCTTTACGATGTAGTACGGGTGATTGAGGGCGAAATCATGATTAACCGTTGTTTGGAGCATGACGGTTTTTGCAGCCGAGGGGCAACGAATTATTGCCTCGTACATAAATTTTTCGAATCGTTCCAGCAGGGAATGATAGACGAATTAAAGGCTAAGCGGATTCCGGACCTATGTGAAAGTACAAAAAACAAAAGTTCCAAGGCCGCTGTGAGTATTGTCTGA
- a CDS encoding spermidine synthase, protein MAGILNDEWYYEYFTENAKFGIKIKEHLVNTKSEFQKIDFYDSYEYGRFFTLDGFIMLTQRDEFIYHEMLVHIPMAVRPDTKRVLVIGGGDGGAVRELVRYEEIGHIDMVEIDKMVVDLCREYLPQTAGKLSDPRVRLHFEDGAAFVKNVSQKYDLILVDSTDPIGVGEGLFSKEFYEDCFDALSDEGILINQHESPYYEGDAKEMERAHKKLSSVFPVCKVYQFHMPTYASGHWLFGFASKGKEPLDFDEDAWNALHIRTKYYNTALHRGCFALPTYVLERLSKARE, encoded by the coding sequence ATGGCAGGAATTTTGAATGACGAATGGTACTACGAATATTTTACCGAAAATGCGAAATTCGGCATTAAAATAAAAGAGCATCTGGTAAACACGAAAAGCGAGTTTCAAAAGATTGATTTTTATGACTCATACGAATATGGCCGCTTTTTTACGCTGGACGGATTCATCATGCTTACACAACGGGACGAGTTTATTTATCATGAGATGCTCGTGCATATTCCGATGGCGGTGCGGCCGGACACAAAGCGCGTATTGGTTATCGGCGGCGGCGACGGCGGCGCAGTGCGCGAGCTTGTCCGTTATGAGGAGATCGGGCATATAGATATGGTTGAGATCGACAAGATGGTGGTCGATCTTTGCCGGGAATACCTTCCGCAGACGGCGGGAAAGCTTTCAGACCCGCGTGTTCGCCTGCATTTTGAGGACGGCGCGGCCTTCGTAAAAAACGTGTCGCAAAAATACGACCTGATCTTAGTGGATTCTACTGATCCGATCGGAGTGGGCGAAGGACTTTTTTCAAAGGAGTTTTATGAGGACTGCTTTGACGCCCTGAGCGACGAGGGGATCCTGATCAACCAGCATGAGAGCCCGTATTATGAGGGCGACGCTAAGGAGATGGAGCGCGCGCATAAGAAACTATCGTCCGTATTTCCGGTGTGCAAGGTGTATCAATTCCATATGCCGACGTACGCTTCGGGACATTGGTTGTTCGGATTTGCGTCCAAGGGAAAAGAACCTCTGGATTTTGACGAGGATGCTTGGAACGCGCTTCATATAAGAACAAAATATTACAATACGGCTCTTCACAGAGGGTGCTTTGCACTGCCAACCTACGTGCTGGAACGGCTTTCAAAGGCAAGGGAATAA
- the rnfG gene encoding electron transport complex subunit G has product MSKAKNDSILNLTLRLVIITVCAGLILGLVYGITKGPIAEQELKKATEARQMVLPDALEFKQITLEGMDYDKDTFADITEVYEGLKDGQKLGYTFSIVTKGYKPGLTLTVGLSLDGKVEGVEITSHDETPGLGANAVKPEFLEQFVGSDGPLTVGKTPSGAENEIQALTGATITSKGVANAVNLARDFAAGYLGEGA; this is encoded by the coding sequence ATGAGTAAAGCGAAAAATGACAGTATCCTCAATCTTACCTTGCGGCTTGTGATCATAACCGTATGCGCAGGCCTGATTTTGGGTCTGGTTTACGGGATTACCAAAGGGCCGATCGCGGAGCAGGAGCTTAAGAAAGCGACCGAAGCACGGCAAATGGTGTTGCCGGACGCGCTGGAATTCAAGCAGATTACGCTTGAGGGTATGGATTACGATAAGGATACATTTGCGGATATTACCGAGGTTTATGAGGGATTGAAAGACGGTCAGAAGCTGGGATATACTTTTTCCATCGTCACCAAGGGATATAAACCGGGACTGACGCTTACGGTAGGCCTTAGCTTAGACGGCAAGGTGGAGGGCGTGGAAATTACGTCGCATGACGAAACGCCGGGGCTGGGCGCAAACGCGGTGAAACCGGAGTTTTTAGAGCAGTTTGTCGGCAGCGACGGCCCGCTTACGGTGGGAAAGACGCCAAGCGGGGCTGAAAATGAAATACAGGCGCTGACCGGCGCGACGATCACAAGCAAGGGCGTGGCGAACGCAGTAAACCTGGCGCGTGATTTTGCGGCCGGCTACCTTGGGGAAGGAGCGTGA
- a CDS encoding diguanylate cyclase, translated as MRNDMLDLIKTRRSIRKYRAEQIADEALDAVLEAGTYAPSGKGKQVSTIVAVQDQETLQKLARMNAEVLGKDIDPYYAPPTIVLVFADPQRPTYIQDASCVLENMMLAAHALGLGSCWINREREMFETQEGKALMKKWGLDETLKGVGALSLGYIEGNPPRAAKRKENYIIKV; from the coding sequence ATGAGGAACGACATGCTTGATTTGATCAAAACGAGACGGAGCATACGCAAATACCGTGCGGAACAGATCGCGGACGAGGCACTTGACGCTGTGTTGGAAGCAGGGACGTATGCGCCGAGCGGAAAAGGAAAACAGGTTTCGACCATCGTGGCTGTGCAGGATCAGGAAACCTTGCAAAAGCTGGCGCGTATGAACGCAGAGGTGCTGGGAAAGGACATCGATCCTTACTATGCGCCGCCGACGATTGTGCTGGTCTTTGCCGATCCGCAGCGGCCTACATATATACAGGACGCAAGCTGCGTACTGGAAAATATGATGCTGGCAGCGCATGCCCTGGGACTCGGCTCCTGCTGGATCAACCGGGAACGGGAGATGTTCGAGACGCAGGAAGGCAAGGCGCTCATGAAAAAGTGGGGGCTTGACGAAACGCTGAAAGGCGTAGGCGCTCTTTCGCTCGGTTATATCGAGGGCAATCCGCCCAGGGCGGCCAAGCGGAAAGAAAATTACATCATTAAGGTATGA
- the rnfB gene encoding electron transport complex protein RnfB, which translates to MLEPIIWSIIVLGGLGAAFGIMLGVASKKFAVEKDETAVAVRECLPGANCGGCGFPGCDGLADALAKGKAEISMCAVLSQEQAKEIAGILGVSVGKMKPKVARIMCLGSEGHCRNKFEYDGAQDCRAAYAIASGFKACRFACLGLGTCAKVCKFGAITMGPDGIAFIDEDKCTGCGRCVEQCPQSSIAVLERDIDVYVGCTNTDKGKAVMENCTAGCIGCGKCVSVCPFGAIEMSEGLAVIDPDKCRSCWMCVDTCPRKCILTTKSDMLAKINVQKCVGCTLCAKSCPFGAIEGDLRQKHKVMADKCRGCGLCVESCKVGAVEMIKK; encoded by the coding sequence ATGTTAGAACCGATTATTTGGTCGATTATCGTGCTGGGCGGCCTTGGCGCAGCATTCGGGATTATGCTGGGAGTGGCTTCCAAAAAATTTGCCGTGGAAAAGGACGAGACGGCTGTGGCCGTGCGTGAGTGCCTGCCGGGAGCGAATTGCGGCGGCTGTGGATTCCCCGGATGTGACGGACTTGCGGACGCGCTGGCAAAGGGAAAGGCGGAAATTTCCATGTGTGCGGTGCTCTCGCAGGAGCAGGCAAAAGAGATCGCCGGTATACTTGGCGTTTCCGTAGGGAAAATGAAGCCGAAAGTGGCGCGTATCATGTGCCTTGGGAGCGAGGGCCATTGCAGGAATAAGTTCGAATACGACGGCGCGCAGGACTGCCGCGCGGCTTACGCCATTGCAAGCGGCTTTAAAGCGTGCCGGTTCGCGTGCCTTGGACTTGGGACGTGCGCTAAGGTATGCAAGTTCGGCGCGATTACTATGGGACCGGACGGCATTGCCTTTATTGATGAGGATAAGTGTACAGGGTGCGGACGGTGCGTAGAGCAGTGCCCGCAGAGTTCGATTGCCGTGCTTGAGCGTGATATTGACGTATATGTTGGTTGTACCAATACGGATAAGGGAAAAGCGGTCATGGAAAATTGTACCGCGGGCTGCATTGGCTGCGGTAAATGCGTTAGCGTATGTCCTTTTGGTGCGATTGAAATGTCGGAGGGACTGGCGGTCATCGATCCGGATAAATGCCGCAGTTGCTGGATGTGCGTGGATACCTGCCCGCGCAAATGTATCCTGACGACGAAATCTGATATGCTAGCAAAGATCAACGTACAAAAATGCGTGGGATGTACATTATGCGCAAAATCGTGTCCCTTTGGCGCGATCGAGGGAGACTTGCGGCAGAAGCATAAGGTGATGGCTGATAAGTGCCGAGGCTGCGGATTGTGCGTGGAATCGTGCAAGGTAGGCGCTGTGGAGATGATTAAAAAGTGA
- the rnfC gene encoding electron transport complex subunit C, with amino-acid sequence MGLTFTGGVHPLKALHEGKKLTENRAIEEMPAGEIVKIPLSQHIGAPAKPLVKVGQRVLMGQKIGEAQGLVSANIHASVSGVVKEIEEITGINGKPVLAVVIENDFQDEAAFAPVENIEELSKEQIIEGIKEAGNVGMGGATFPTHVKICPPPDKKVNLLLINGAECEPFLTADYRLMVECPKRIIYGVKLLMRALEVNKAIIGIEDNKPEAIEKMTAAIDTHAIRVISVPTKYPQGSEKQLINSITGRVVPAGGLPMDAGVVVVNMASVKAIADAFYTGEPLLRRVVTVTGAVNNPKNLLVRLGVSAREVLDYAGGCSSEPLKIVSGGPMMGLPVPTMDCVVTKGFSGLLVLDKTYTKKEKESNCIKCGKCAEVCPMRLMPMMISASAMFEDFEKAEKYNALDCMSCGCCSYICPAKKPIAQNIKFAKDMITVEKMKEKAKQEAEKREQAQE; translated from the coding sequence ATGGGGCTTACATTCACGGGCGGCGTTCATCCGCTCAAAGCTTTACATGAAGGGAAAAAATTAACGGAAAACCGTGCAATAGAAGAAATGCCGGCGGGGGAGATTGTGAAGATCCCTTTAAGCCAGCATATTGGCGCGCCGGCAAAGCCACTGGTAAAGGTCGGGCAGCGCGTGCTTATGGGGCAAAAGATCGGCGAGGCGCAAGGATTGGTGAGCGCGAACATACACGCGAGCGTGTCGGGCGTGGTCAAGGAAATCGAGGAGATTACGGGTATCAACGGAAAACCGGTTTTGGCGGTCGTGATCGAGAACGATTTTCAGGACGAAGCGGCGTTTGCACCAGTGGAAAATATCGAGGAACTGTCCAAAGAACAGATTATTGAGGGCATCAAAGAAGCGGGCAATGTTGGTATGGGCGGCGCGACGTTTCCGACGCATGTCAAAATTTGCCCACCGCCGGATAAAAAAGTCAATTTGCTGCTGATCAACGGTGCGGAATGCGAGCCGTTTTTAACGGCGGATTACCGCCTGATGGTAGAGTGCCCGAAACGCATTATTTACGGCGTAAAGCTTTTGATGCGCGCGCTTGAAGTAAATAAGGCGATTATCGGTATCGAGGATAACAAGCCGGAAGCGATTGAGAAAATGACTGCGGCGATCGATACGCATGCGATCCGTGTAATATCCGTACCTACGAAATATCCGCAGGGATCGGAAAAACAGCTTATCAATTCGATCACCGGACGGGTAGTTCCTGCAGGCGGACTGCCGATGGACGCCGGCGTCGTGGTTGTGAATATGGCGTCGGTCAAGGCGATTGCGGATGCCTTTTATACGGGGGAGCCGCTTTTGCGCCGCGTTGTGACGGTAACAGGAGCAGTGAACAATCCTAAGAATTTGCTGGTGCGCCTGGGGGTAAGCGCGAGAGAGGTGCTTGACTATGCGGGAGGCTGTTCTTCCGAGCCGCTGAAGATTGTTTCCGGCGGACCGATGATGGGCCTGCCCGTGCCGACGATGGATTGCGTCGTCACCAAAGGGTTTTCAGGTCTGCTGGTGCTGGATAAAACATATACGAAAAAAGAAAAAGAAAGCAATTGTATCAAATGCGGAAAGTGCGCCGAGGTCTGCCCGATGCGCCTTATGCCGATGATGATCTCCGCTTCCGCGATGTTTGAGGATTTTGAGAAAGCGGAAAAATACAATGCGCTTGACTGTATGAGTTGTGGTTGCTGCAGCTATATTTGTCCTGCCAAAAAGCCTATCGCACAAAATATCAAGTTTGCCAAGGACATGATTACAGTGGAAAAGATGAAAGAAAAGGCGAAGCAGGAAGCGGAAAAGCGGGAACAAGCGCAGGAATAA
- a CDS encoding septum formation inhibitor Maf encodes MIILASASPRRKELLALLTQDFKVEPSNADESCNIKEAPKLVRFLARRKAADIFAGHPHDVVIGADTVVEAPDGEIFGKPSDIADARRMLRTLSGNTHRVYTGVCVMYGDKILEDVCSSEVCFAEISEAELGRYLERENVMDKAGAYAVQGGAAKFVKTINGCFFNIVGLPVSMLYKMLTSLHVL; translated from the coding sequence GTGATTATTCTCGCATCGGCTTCGCCGCGCAGGAAAGAGTTGCTGGCACTGTTAACGCAGGATTTCAAGGTGGAGCCGAGCAACGCGGACGAGAGCTGCAATATCAAAGAGGCGCCTAAGCTGGTCCGTTTTCTGGCACGCAGGAAAGCGGCGGATATTTTCGCGGGGCATCCGCACGATGTGGTGATCGGCGCGGATACGGTTGTGGAAGCTCCGGACGGCGAAATATTCGGAAAACCAAGCGATATTGCCGACGCGCGGCGTATGCTCAGAACGCTTTCCGGAAATACGCATAGGGTATATACCGGCGTGTGCGTAATGTACGGCGATAAAATTCTAGAGGATGTATGCAGCAGCGAGGTATGTTTTGCCGAAATCTCGGAGGCAGAGCTTGGGAGATATCTCGAACGAGAAAATGTGATGGATAAGGCCGGAGCCTATGCGGTGCAGGGCGGCGCGGCTAAGTTTGTAAAAACGATCAACGGCTGTTTTTTTAACATTGTCGGGTTGCCGGTATCTATGCTTTATAAGATGCTTACGTCGCTTCATGTTCTTTAA
- a CDS encoding folate ECF transporter: protein MSKISPKTLRLVYCATFIAIAVILSVFSIYLGENIKIALAPIVVMFAGIILGPVSGAIVGASSDLLVLLVKSLPGTYFPGFTITMAIYGLLAGLLFYKKNDSAPKLILGTIFIQTICSILINTFWLYFLYGTPYFVLLVSRFPSTYIACAVYIVVLLVLVRNKEKMFKTLYHA from the coding sequence ATGTCAAAAATTTCTCCAAAAACCTTACGTCTTGTTTATTGCGCCACGTTCATCGCGATCGCTGTGATCCTCAGTGTGTTTTCCATTTACTTGGGTGAAAATATCAAGATCGCTCTCGCTCCTATCGTCGTTATGTTTGCAGGCATTATTTTAGGTCCTGTGAGCGGTGCAATCGTTGGAGCCTCCTCCGATCTCTTGGTGCTGCTTGTTAAATCCCTGCCCGGTACTTATTTTCCCGGCTTCACAATTACCATGGCTATATATGGTTTGCTTGCCGGCCTCTTGTTTTATAAAAAAAACGATTCCGCTCCTAAGCTAATATTGGGGACTATCTTTATCCAGACGATTTGTTCTATCCTCATCAATACTTTCTGGCTGTATTTCTTATACGGTACGCCCTATTTCGTTTTGCTTGTCAGTCGCTTTCCTTCTACTTATATCGCCTGTGCGGTTTACATTGTGGTTCTGTTGGTACTTGTTAGGAACAAGGAAAAAATGTTTAAGACCTTATACCATGCATAA